A stretch of the Gemmatimonadota bacterium genome encodes the following:
- the pssA gene encoding CDP-diacylglycerol--serine O-phosphatidyltransferase, with amino-acid sequence MKRPRLPRPSMVMLPNGFTLGNLFCGVFAIVNATRGELNLAVTCILVGGVCDALDGRVARATNTGSRFGEELDSLVDAISFGLAPALIMYFAVLRRDNWDWLFVFWFAACAVMRLARFNVEQAGHSKRYFRGLPSPAAGGVLASYYWFSQTSLFQQTSIGDLPWHTYVRILMAALSFLMISNVPYLAWPTFNLRSWRGVIGLLVFVGLGVGLVFLPKQFFFPVGLLYVVTGVLAAVVGGLLEKQGHRTADHEVAGIEAYELPDDDDDTDIDDEVVPEATVATRESEQSRRRRRRRRGRRGPGSTPDKDQSEGSPE; translated from the coding sequence ATGAAACGCCCTCGGCTCCCGCGCCCGTCGATGGTGATGTTGCCGAACGGATTCACGCTCGGCAACCTCTTCTGCGGCGTGTTCGCCATCGTCAACGCAACGCGCGGCGAACTGAACCTCGCCGTCACGTGCATTCTCGTCGGCGGCGTCTGCGATGCGCTGGATGGGCGCGTCGCGCGCGCCACCAATACGGGGAGTCGCTTCGGCGAGGAACTGGACTCACTCGTCGATGCCATTTCATTTGGCCTCGCGCCAGCGCTCATTATGTATTTCGCGGTGTTGCGCCGTGATAACTGGGACTGGCTTTTCGTGTTTTGGTTTGCCGCCTGCGCCGTGATGCGGCTGGCGCGGTTCAATGTCGAGCAGGCCGGTCACTCCAAGCGGTATTTCCGCGGTCTGCCGAGCCCCGCGGCCGGCGGAGTACTGGCGTCGTACTACTGGTTCAGCCAAACGTCGCTCTTTCAGCAAACGTCTATCGGCGACCTGCCGTGGCACACGTACGTGCGCATCCTGATGGCCGCGCTGTCGTTCCTGATGATCAGCAACGTGCCGTACCTCGCGTGGCCCACCTTCAACTTGCGAAGCTGGCGCGGCGTGATTGGGCTGCTCGTGTTCGTAGGACTCGGCGTGGGGCTCGTCTTTCTTCCCAAGCAGTTCTTCTTCCCGGTGGGGTTGTTGTATGTCGTCACCGGCGTGCTCGCCGCTGTCGTAGGCGGCTTGCTGGAAAAACAGGGCCATCGCACGGCGGACCACGAAGTCGCAGGCATCGAAGCCTACGAACTGCCTGACGATGACGATGATACCGATATCGATGACGAAGTAGTCCCCGAGGCAACGGTAGCAACTCGCGAGAGCGAGCAGAGCCGCCGTCGTCGCCGTCGCCGCCGCGGTCGTCGCGGCCCTGGTTCCACACCTGACAAAGACCAATCCGAGGGTTCACCGGAATGA
- the purS gene encoding phosphoribosylformylglycinamidine synthase subunit PurS, giving the protein MTRYRVAVHIVPRCGLLDPQGKAVADALHTLGFSAVSDVHVGRHLVIESEAADAAAAEASVRAMCDKLLANPVTEDYEIAGVRTAEGA; this is encoded by the coding sequence ATGACCCGCTATCGCGTTGCTGTTCACATCGTCCCGCGCTGCGGGTTGCTCGATCCTCAAGGAAAAGCGGTGGCCGATGCCCTGCACACCCTCGGCTTTAGCGCCGTCAGTGATGTGCACGTCGGCCGTCACCTGGTGATTGAGTCCGAGGCCGCGGATGCCGCTGCCGCAGAAGCGTCGGTGCGTGCCATGTGCGACAAGCTCCTCGCCAACCCCGTCACAGAAGACTACGAGATCGCAGGCGTTCGCACGGCGGAGGGCGCGTGA
- a CDS encoding phosphatidylserine decarboxylase family protein, which produces MNVAREGIPFILIAVAIAAGGFLLAVTKRSWPLWLLAFLLTLVALWVAYFFRDPERTGERGDTLVIAPADGRIVHLTEVDEPSFVHGKALRISIFMNVFNVHVNRYPVNGTVDYVHYNPGKFLNAAVEKSSLENEQMSVGITSGPRKILVRQIAGLIARRIVTYSKPGDAVRQGERFGLIRFGSRVDVFVPTNAKIRVKIGETTASGTTVLAELP; this is translated from the coding sequence GTGAACGTCGCTAGAGAAGGGATTCCGTTCATTCTGATCGCCGTGGCGATTGCGGCAGGGGGGTTTCTCCTTGCCGTCACCAAGCGCTCGTGGCCGCTTTGGTTGCTGGCCTTTCTACTCACGCTCGTGGCGCTCTGGGTGGCGTACTTCTTTCGCGATCCCGAACGCACCGGCGAGCGCGGCGACACGCTCGTGATCGCTCCGGCCGACGGACGCATCGTGCACCTGACGGAAGTGGACGAGCCGTCGTTCGTTCACGGCAAGGCGCTGCGCATTTCGATCTTCATGAACGTGTTCAATGTGCACGTCAATCGATATCCGGTGAATGGCACGGTCGACTACGTGCACTACAATCCTGGCAAGTTCCTCAATGCGGCGGTTGAGAAGTCGAGCCTTGAGAACGAGCAGATGTCGGTGGGCATCACGTCCGGCCCTCGCAAGATTCTCGTGCGCCAGATTGCGGGGCTGATTGCGCGCCGCATCGTCACGTATAGCAAGCCCGGTGACGCGGTGCGACAGGGAGAACGCTTTGGCCTGATTCGCTTTGGCTCGCGCGTTGATGTCTTCGTCCCCACCAACGCGAAGATTCGCGTCAAGATTGGTGAGACCACCGCCTCCGGCACCACGGTGCTGGCGGAGCTGCCGTAA
- a CDS encoding GAF domain-containing protein, with product MTTRPLASLAHALSAATDLDAALVALAEGLADTDRDASISLLRLDARQGLFRERTLATGGMVERAPLETALEQLSEDVIRALKAGGRLVDLGEQSPEFARLLALPLPSGGFVSLLGLREEGELAAVLALTEPRNVFNTRASERLAPMAAMFELAYLRFAERETRREAVQTLEDVVQKVHAEYVQRLGTLENQLAEVRRTPAAVDPLLLEMEAAKVAEAARRSARKLTALEQQLTAAIGQLEQAHIELHRRSEALRQRTRTLYLIERVLTLAAAWESPHRLSEALLSLVGDDMQALRCSLFLVVPGDPRTLYLAAGRGLAPHVTLGARIKLGEGVAGKVAATREPLLVVDASDAAAQPLLGDEYLTTGSFISFPLLLREELVGVVNLTNRAQRGLFVEEDVERVRLLGLVISLLASEARLPERLMGAMRGA from the coding sequence ATGACCACCCGACCACTCGCATCGCTCGCACACGCGCTTAGTGCTGCGACCGACCTCGATGCCGCGCTCGTCGCGCTCGCCGAGGGGCTCGCCGATACCGACCGGGACGCGTCTATTTCGCTCCTGCGGCTTGACGCGCGTCAGGGGCTGTTTCGCGAGCGGACGCTGGCGACCGGGGGAATGGTGGAACGCGCCCCGCTCGAAACGGCGCTCGAACAGCTTTCTGAGGACGTCATCCGCGCCCTCAAAGCGGGTGGGCGCCTGGTGGACCTCGGTGAGCAGTCTCCCGAGTTCGCACGGCTGCTCGCGTTGCCGCTCCCCTCCGGAGGGTTTGTATCCCTGTTAGGGCTGCGGGAAGAGGGGGAACTCGCCGCCGTCCTCGCGCTCACTGAGCCTCGGAATGTGTTCAATACGCGCGCCAGCGAACGTTTGGCGCCCATGGCGGCCATGTTTGAGCTCGCCTACCTGCGCTTCGCTGAACGGGAAACACGGCGCGAAGCGGTGCAAACCCTCGAAGACGTTGTCCAGAAGGTCCATGCCGAGTACGTGCAGCGGCTGGGGACCCTCGAGAACCAGCTCGCAGAGGTGCGGCGCACCCCTGCGGCGGTGGATCCGTTGCTGCTTGAAATGGAGGCGGCGAAGGTCGCTGAGGCCGCGCGACGGTCGGCGCGCAAACTCACCGCTCTCGAGCAGCAGTTGACCGCGGCCATCGGCCAGTTGGAGCAGGCCCACATTGAGCTCCACCGACGGAGCGAGGCGCTCCGTCAGCGGACTCGCACGTTGTATCTGATTGAGCGGGTGCTCACGCTTGCCGCCGCCTGGGAATCGCCGCATCGCCTGTCGGAGGCGCTGCTCTCGCTGGTCGGCGACGATATGCAGGCCCTCCGCTGCTCGCTCTTTCTCGTGGTGCCGGGAGATCCGCGCACGCTCTACTTGGCGGCGGGGCGCGGGCTCGCGCCGCACGTCACACTCGGCGCGCGCATCAAGCTGGGCGAGGGGGTCGCTGGCAAAGTGGCGGCAACCCGAGAGCCGCTACTCGTTGTGGACGCGTCCGACGCCGCTGCGCAGCCGCTGCTGGGCGATGAATACCTGACCACGGGATCGTTTATCAGTTTTCCGTTGTTGCTGCGCGAAGAACTGGTGGGAGTGGTGAACCTCACGAATCGCGCCCAGCGCGGGCTCTTCGTTGAAGAAGATGTTGAACGCGTGCGCCTCCTCGGCCTTGTGATTTCGTTGCTCGCCAGCGAGGCGCGTCTGCCGGAGCGACTGATGGGGGCGATGCGAGGTGCATAG
- the truA gene encoding tRNA pseudouridine(38-40) synthase TruA — translation MAGRILQLVLHYDGQDFAGWQVQPAQRTVQGELESVLSRLCDQPVRVAGAGRTDAGVHARGQVASVEMPEHWTEERLRKAMNSMLPHDIWVARVCAMAPGFHARYSATGRRYSYTVGLDEASRSPFRRRWEYAFSRALDRETLSWCAEQVVGLHCFYGFAVRGTAPATDGHECDVRICRWRDTATGMVLDIEANRFLHHMVRFLVGTMLDVASGKRQRAELTSLLVATDNDDVSPPAPSEGLCLEHVTYPDALYLSA, via the coding sequence ATGGCGGGGCGCATTCTCCAGCTCGTTTTGCACTACGACGGACAGGACTTCGCCGGCTGGCAGGTCCAGCCGGCGCAGCGTACGGTGCAAGGTGAACTCGAATCGGTGCTCTCTCGCCTGTGCGACCAACCGGTGCGCGTGGCAGGCGCTGGGCGGACAGATGCCGGAGTTCACGCGCGCGGACAGGTTGCGAGTGTGGAGATGCCGGAGCATTGGACGGAAGAGCGGCTGCGCAAGGCAATGAACAGCATGCTTCCGCACGACATCTGGGTGGCTCGGGTGTGCGCCATGGCACCTGGCTTCCACGCCCGGTACAGCGCGACCGGTCGGCGCTACAGCTACACGGTGGGGCTCGACGAGGCGTCCCGCTCGCCCTTTCGGCGACGCTGGGAATACGCCTTCTCCCGGGCCCTCGACCGCGAAACGCTGAGCTGGTGCGCGGAGCAGGTCGTCGGGTTGCATTGTTTCTACGGATTCGCCGTGCGAGGGACCGCACCGGCGACCGATGGGCACGAATGCGATGTACGGATCTGCCGGTGGCGCGACACTGCAACTGGCATGGTGCTCGACATTGAGGCGAACCGGTTTTTGCACCACATGGTTCGGTTCTTGGTGGGCACCATGCTCGACGTGGCAAGCGGCAAGCGGCAGCGCGCGGAGCTGACCTCGCTTCTCGTGGCAACGGACAACGACGATGTGTCGCCCCCTGCGCCGAGTGAAGGGTTGTGCCTAGAGCACGTTACGTATCCCGATGCCCTCTACCTTTCCGCCTGA
- a CDS encoding fructose-6-phosphate aldolase (similar to novel fructose-6-phosphate aldolase from Escherichia coli; enzyme from Methanocaldococcus janaschii shows transaldolase activity): MRLFLATASLDEIRWATDAGLIDGIVATPTVVTTELPGADVREVITEIARATRLPLCASVPAIGAADIVKGARDLAKLTDHVIIAIPFIEDSVPAINKLSADGVRVAATLVYSAAQGILAAKAGATMVTIAIDALDAVGQDGVAVIRELRAAFGNKTECDIAAAGPSSAATFAACAAAGADVAIVTPGALHAFLQHPLTDRGLDRFLGAIARRPKPRRAR; this comes from the coding sequence ATGCGCCTCTTTCTTGCTACTGCGTCGCTCGACGAAATCCGCTGGGCGACTGACGCCGGCCTTATTGACGGCATCGTCGCAACGCCCACGGTGGTCACCACGGAGTTGCCCGGCGCTGATGTGCGCGAGGTGATTACCGAAATCGCACGCGCCACGCGCCTGCCCCTGTGCGCCAGTGTGCCGGCGATCGGCGCCGCTGACATCGTCAAAGGTGCCCGCGATCTCGCCAAACTCACCGATCACGTGATCATCGCGATCCCGTTTATCGAAGATTCGGTGCCGGCCATCAACAAGCTATCGGCTGACGGTGTGCGAGTGGCCGCCACGCTGGTGTACTCGGCCGCGCAGGGCATTCTCGCCGCCAAGGCCGGCGCCACCATGGTCACCATCGCGATTGACGCGCTGGACGCCGTCGGCCAAGACGGCGTCGCAGTCATCCGCGAATTGCGGGCGGCGTTCGGCAATAAGACCGAATGCGACATTGCCGCCGCGGGCCCGTCGAGCGCCGCCACCTTCGCCGCCTGCGCGGCAGCCGGCGCCGACGTGGCCATTGTCACCCCCGGCGCACTCCACGCCTTTCTGCAACATCCGCTCACCGACCGTGGACTCGACCGCTTCCTCGGCGCCATCGCGCGTCGGCCGAAGCCACGGCGGGCGCGTTGA
- the lexA gene encoding transcriptional repressor LexA: MPLTKRQRQILDYLNNYTNENGYAPSFEEIAAQFNYNSLATVHEHLSNLERKGYIKRSYNESRAIEILPNDVLPRAVEIPLLGAVAAGLPLEASATDETISVPEDFVRRAGNHYALRVRGNSMVDDHITDGDLVVVHDRQTADNGDMVIAMLDDQSATVKRYFRERDGRIRLQPANDTMAPIYLQEHQMRVRGVVVGVMRRF; the protein is encoded by the coding sequence ATGCCGCTCACCAAGCGCCAGCGCCAGATCCTCGATTACCTCAATAACTACACCAACGAAAACGGCTATGCGCCGAGTTTCGAGGAAATCGCGGCGCAGTTCAACTATAACTCGCTGGCGACGGTTCACGAACACCTGAGCAATCTCGAGCGAAAGGGCTATATCAAGCGCAGCTACAACGAGAGCCGCGCCATTGAAATCCTTCCGAACGACGTGCTCCCACGGGCGGTGGAGATTCCCCTGCTCGGCGCCGTTGCGGCCGGTCTTCCGCTCGAAGCGAGCGCGACGGACGAAACGATCTCGGTTCCAGAAGATTTTGTTCGGCGCGCCGGCAACCATTACGCCCTTCGCGTGCGCGGCAACTCGATGGTAGACGATCACATCACCGATGGCGACCTCGTGGTGGTGCATGATCGCCAAACCGCAGATAACGGCGACATGGTAATCGCGATGCTCGACGACCAGTCGGCCACCGTCAAGCGCTACTTCCGTGAGCGCGACGGACGCATCCGCCTGCAGCCTGCCAATGACACCATGGCGCCCATCTACCTGCAAGAGCATCAGATGCGGGTGCGAGGCGTGGTGGTCGGCGTGATGCGGCGCTTCTAA
- the trpD gene encoding anthranilate phosphoribosyltransferase: protein MHSTVNALQAAVKALALGESLAGPQAQAAFEVVMAGEGTPSQISALLMGLRVKGETPSEVAGAAAALRSAMTVLDVADADALVDTCGTGGGTISTFNISTAAALVAAGAGARVAKHGNRSFTSRSGSADVIEALGVAIDVPVSQMAQVLSDAGIVFMFAPTMHPAMRHVGPVRREIAIPTVMNLVGPLANPARAGRQVIGVADPNRLELIASALATLGTRHSLVVHGEPGLDEISPMGRTTIIEISRGEQTRWTLDPSDVGLTLASADSLAGGSPEDNAALIEQVLRGGGSLEARSAVALNAAGAIYVGGLAADYAGALTLAQAVLRGGAGYDALERLRKAAPRR, encoded by the coding sequence GTGCATAGTACCGTGAATGCGCTACAGGCCGCCGTTAAAGCGCTGGCGCTCGGTGAGTCGCTGGCGGGTCCTCAGGCTCAGGCCGCCTTTGAGGTTGTGATGGCAGGCGAGGGAACGCCCTCCCAAATCTCGGCGCTCCTCATGGGGCTCCGCGTGAAGGGAGAGACCCCCAGCGAAGTAGCGGGTGCTGCCGCCGCACTTCGCAGCGCGATGACCGTGCTCGACGTGGCGGACGCCGACGCCCTCGTGGACACGTGTGGCACCGGCGGCGGAACGATTTCCACCTTCAATATTTCTACCGCGGCGGCGCTCGTGGCCGCAGGCGCGGGCGCGCGCGTGGCGAAGCACGGCAATCGATCATTCACGTCGCGCTCAGGGAGCGCGGATGTCATCGAGGCGCTTGGCGTGGCCATCGATGTGCCGGTGTCGCAGATGGCACAGGTGCTCAGCGATGCGGGAATCGTCTTTATGTTTGCGCCCACGATGCACCCTGCGATGCGCCACGTGGGGCCCGTGAGGCGCGAGATTGCCATTCCCACGGTGATGAATCTCGTGGGGCCACTCGCCAATCCTGCCCGCGCGGGGCGCCAGGTGATTGGCGTGGCGGATCCAAACCGCCTTGAACTTATTGCCAGCGCACTCGCGACTCTCGGCACGCGCCACTCCTTGGTAGTACACGGCGAGCCAGGGCTCGATGAGATCTCGCCCATGGGGCGTACAACGATCATCGAGATTTCGCGCGGAGAGCAGACGCGGTGGACGCTCGATCCTTCCGATGTGGGACTGACGCTAGCGAGCGCCGATTCGCTCGCCGGTGGATCGCCGGAAGACAACGCCGCGCTCATCGAGCAGGTCCTGCGCGGTGGCGGCAGCCTAGAAGCGCGTTCCGCGGTGGCGTTGAACGCGGCCGGCGCCATCTATGTTGGTGGTCTCGCGGCTGATTACGCGGGGGCTCTCACGCTGGCGCAGGCGGTGCTGCGGGGTGGTGCCGGTTACGACGCGCTCGAACGCCTCCGCAAAGCGGCGCCGCGCCGCTAG
- a CDS encoding phosphoribosylaminoimidazolesuccinocarboxamide synthase gives MTRTVGTTDLPLPRVRQGKVRDVYAVGDDRLLLVASDRVSAFDVVMRELVPFKGAVLTQITAWWLRQFEDEIPHHMLSADADEIIQLVPALAPHRATLAGRSMLCRRTEVFPVECVVRGYLSGSAWKEYHATGTLAGEQLPAGLVESSRFDPPVFSPATKAETGHDENITIAVMRAQLGEATTAELERMARRIYERGRDLAATRGIIIADTKFEFGAVDGRIILIDEVLTPDSSRFWPADQYAPGRSQPSFDKQPLRDWLDVERRAGRWDGNAPPPTLPAEVVAETSARYLNAFSRLTGSALDLPRIS, from the coding sequence ATGACACGCACGGTTGGTACCACCGATCTTCCGCTTCCCCGCGTCCGCCAGGGCAAAGTGCGCGACGTCTACGCCGTGGGCGACGACCGACTCCTGCTGGTGGCGAGCGACCGCGTCAGTGCGTTCGACGTCGTGATGCGCGAACTCGTGCCCTTCAAGGGGGCGGTGCTCACGCAGATTACCGCCTGGTGGCTCCGGCAGTTTGAGGACGAGATCCCGCATCACATGCTGAGCGCTGACGCTGACGAGATCATTCAACTCGTCCCCGCGCTGGCGCCGCACCGTGCCACCTTGGCCGGCCGCTCGATGCTTTGCCGACGCACCGAGGTATTTCCCGTCGAGTGTGTGGTGCGCGGCTATCTGTCCGGCTCGGCGTGGAAGGAATACCACGCCACGGGCACACTCGCCGGTGAGCAGTTGCCCGCTGGACTCGTGGAAAGCAGCCGCTTTGATCCGCCCGTGTTCAGCCCCGCCACCAAGGCCGAAACAGGGCACGACGAGAACATCACCATTGCCGTTATGCGCGCGCAGCTGGGCGAGGCGACCACCGCCGAACTGGAGCGCATGGCGCGCCGCATCTACGAGCGGGGCCGTGACCTCGCCGCGACCCGAGGCATCATCATTGCTGACACCAAGTTTGAATTTGGTGCGGTGGATGGTCGCATCATCCTGATTGACGAAGTGCTCACCCCAGACAGCTCGCGTTTTTGGCCCGCTGACCAGTACGCGCCCGGACGCAGTCAACCCAGTTTCGACAAGCAGCCGTTGCGTGACTGGTTGGACGTTGAGCGCCGTGCGGGCCGTTGGGATGGCAACGCGCCTCCGCCGACGTTGCCGGCGGAAGTGGTCGCCGAAACGAGCGCGCGTTATCTCAATGCGTTCTCGCGCCTCACCGGTTCCGCCCTTGACCTCCCGAGGATTTCGTGA
- a CDS encoding trypsin-like peptidase domain-containing protein — protein MRSVLPISAIIAIACGGASPSPSIAQNTRLPEPAANINVQRRTAITEAVAKVAPAVVTVQTEAVQRTQVSPFDAFFGRQPEQQVQSGIGSGFIIRDDGIIITNAHVVNGASKISVALRDGTTYPATLKGIDELNDLAVLKIEAKKLPVATLGTSRGLLIGEWAIAIGNPYGFILGNTEPSVTAGVISATGRNLTARAEGNGLYVDMIQTDASINPGNSGGPLVDAVGEVIGVNSSIYSPTGGSIGLGFAIPIDRARRVAEDLLAHGKARRPWIGVKMEMPTAAGASARQQFANGATVKSVVPGSPAAAAGLQPGDVLVRSRERTLRNAYDWEAELLELRVGDNEPLVVKRGGREFQATVKIADLPEVSAERVAVLKDLELVTLTPAIRGERNVRAARGALITNVAQKVAEDLGIQAGDVITRIGNPTIGYVDLTDAQQAKTVLESLAGRGQMQMFFERNGTTYYSVFQIGR, from the coding sequence ATGCGGTCAGTGCTTCCGATTAGCGCGATCATCGCCATTGCCTGCGGTGGCGCATCGCCATCGCCATCCATCGCGCAGAACACGCGACTGCCGGAACCGGCCGCCAATATCAATGTGCAGCGGCGCACCGCCATCACCGAGGCCGTCGCCAAAGTGGCCCCGGCCGTTGTGACGGTGCAGACGGAAGCGGTGCAACGCACGCAGGTCTCGCCGTTCGACGCGTTCTTTGGGCGGCAGCCGGAACAACAGGTACAGTCAGGCATCGGGTCCGGTTTCATCATTCGCGATGACGGCATCATCATCACCAACGCGCACGTGGTGAATGGCGCGAGCAAAATCAGCGTGGCGTTGCGCGACGGCACCACCTACCCCGCCACGCTCAAAGGCATCGACGAACTCAACGACCTCGCGGTGCTCAAGATCGAAGCCAAAAAGTTGCCCGTGGCCACCCTTGGCACCTCGCGCGGCTTGCTGATTGGCGAATGGGCCATCGCGATTGGCAATCCGTACGGCTTTATCCTTGGCAACACGGAGCCGAGTGTCACGGCCGGCGTGATCAGCGCCACAGGGCGCAATCTTACCGCGCGCGCCGAAGGGAACGGCTTGTACGTGGACATGATTCAGACGGACGCATCGATCAATCCCGGCAACTCCGGCGGCCCGCTCGTGGACGCGGTAGGTGAAGTGATCGGTGTGAATAGCTCGATCTACTCGCCGACCGGCGGCTCGATCGGCTTGGGGTTTGCGATTCCGATTGATCGTGCGCGCCGCGTAGCCGAAGATCTGCTCGCGCACGGCAAGGCGCGTCGCCCGTGGATTGGCGTGAAGATGGAAATGCCCACGGCAGCCGGCGCCTCCGCGCGTCAGCAGTTCGCCAACGGCGCCACGGTCAAGAGTGTCGTGCCCGGCTCCCCCGCGGCCGCGGCTGGCTTGCAGCCGGGCGACGTGCTCGTCCGGTCGCGTGAGCGCACGTTGCGCAATGCGTACGACTGGGAAGCCGAGTTGCTCGAACTTCGCGTGGGCGACAACGAGCCGCTGGTAGTCAAGCGCGGCGGTCGCGAGTTCCAGGCCACTGTCAAAATTGCAGACTTACCGGAAGTGAGTGCCGAGCGCGTGGCGGTGCTCAAGGACCTTGAGCTCGTCACACTCACGCCGGCAATCCGCGGCGAACGCAACGTGCGCGCCGCGCGCGGTGCGCTTATCACGAATGTGGCGCAGAAGGTCGCAGAAGATCTCGGAATCCAAGCGGGTGACGTCATCACGCGCATTGGCAATCCCACCATCGGCTACGTCGATCTTACCGATGCGCAGCAGGCCAAAACGGTCCTCGAAAGCCTCGCTGGCCGCGGTCAGATGCAAATGTTTTTTGAACGCAATGGCACCACGTATTATTCCGTTTTCCAAATCGGTCGATGA
- the purB gene encoding adenylosuccinate lyase, which yields MSSHSRYSSPLSERYASKAMLELWSPQTRHGLWRRLWLALAESERALGIDISEAAVAEMRAHLDDIDFPKVAEYEKRFRHDVMAHVHAFGEVAPLARGVIHLGATSAFVTDNGDLIQMRRGLELLRARVIAVIGTMSTFARQWRAEPTLGYTHLQPAQLTTVGKRATLWLQDLVLDLADLDHRIANLPMRGVKGTTGTQASFLELFRGDHAKVRELDRRVCAAMGFSASIPVSGQTYTRKLDAQLMGVLSGIAASAAKFASDMRMLQAFGEIEEPFEKEQIGSSAMAYKRNPMRAERINALARFVLSIETNANQTHSVQYFERTLDDSANRRLAIPDGFLAVDAILILLENVASGLEVHPARIRARVMEELPFMATEELIVRAVEAGGDRQEAHEVIRRHSIAAARAMKDDGVANDMLTRLAADPAFGVNIDAVRAAADPHRYIGRSPQQVDDFLAEVIAPLLAQHGAGAVPTEDVRV from the coding sequence ATGAGCTCACACTCGCGTTACAGTTCCCCACTCAGTGAGCGCTACGCCTCCAAGGCGATGCTCGAACTGTGGTCGCCGCAAACCCGTCACGGACTCTGGCGTCGGCTCTGGCTGGCGCTCGCCGAATCTGAGCGCGCCCTCGGTATCGATATTTCCGAGGCGGCCGTCGCCGAGATGCGAGCGCACCTCGACGACATCGATTTTCCCAAGGTCGCTGAGTATGAGAAGCGCTTTCGCCACGACGTCATGGCGCACGTACACGCCTTTGGTGAAGTGGCGCCACTTGCGCGCGGCGTGATTCACCTGGGCGCCACCAGCGCGTTCGTGACCGACAACGGCGACTTGATTCAAATGCGCCGCGGCCTCGAGCTGCTGCGCGCGCGCGTGATTGCGGTGATCGGCACGATGTCCACCTTCGCCCGTCAGTGGCGCGCTGAACCCACGCTCGGCTACACGCACTTGCAGCCGGCGCAGCTGACCACCGTTGGCAAACGGGCAACGCTCTGGCTGCAGGATCTGGTGCTCGACCTCGCGGACCTCGATCACCGCATTGCCAATCTGCCGATGCGTGGGGTCAAGGGGACGACCGGAACGCAGGCGAGCTTCCTCGAACTGTTTCGCGGCGATCACGCCAAGGTGCGCGAACTCGACCGACGCGTCTGTGCGGCGATGGGCTTCTCCGCCTCGATCCCCGTGTCCGGCCAAACCTACACGCGCAAACTCGACGCGCAGTTGATGGGCGTGCTCTCGGGCATTGCCGCGAGTGCGGCCAAGTTTGCCAGCGACATGCGGATGCTGCAGGCCTTTGGGGAAATCGAAGAGCCGTTCGAAAAGGAACAGATTGGCTCCAGCGCGATGGCGTACAAGCGCAACCCCATGCGCGCCGAGCGTATCAACGCGCTCGCGCGCTTTGTGCTGTCGATTGAAACGAATGCGAACCAGACGCACTCGGTGCAGTACTTCGAACGCACGCTGGACGACAGCGCCAACCGCCGCCTCGCGATTCCCGATGGGTTCTTGGCCGTCGATGCGATTCTTATTCTCCTCGAGAACGTCGCGAGCGGCCTCGAGGTACACCCGGCGCGCATTCGGGCACGCGTGATGGAAGAGTTGCCATTCATGGCCACGGAAGAACTCATCGTGCGCGCCGTTGAGGCAGGCGGCGATCGGCAAGAGGCGCACGAGGTAATTCGGCGCCACTCCATTGCCGCGGCCCGTGCGATGAAAGACGACGGCGTGGCCAACGACATGCTCACACGCCTCGCGGCAGACCCCGCGTTCGGCGTGAACATTGACGCCGTGCGCGCCGCGGCCGATCCACACCGGTACATCGGCCGATCGCCGCAGCAGGTTGACGATTTTCTCGCGGAAGTGATTGCTCCGCTGCTGGCGCAGCATGGCGCTGGCGCCGTTCCCACGGAGGACGTCCGGGTATGA